In Thermodesulfobacteriota bacterium, the sequence CGATTCCGGGAAGGGATGTGATTGGTATTGAGGTGCCAAATACCCAGAGAGAGACAGTTGTTCTCAGGGAATTATTAGAATCATCCGAATATATAAACAGTAGATCAATGCTTACACTCGCTTTGGGTCAGGATATATCTGGAATTCCATTCTACATGGATTTGCGCAGAGCCCCTCACCTCATGATAGCAGGGACCACCGGATCGGGTAAGAGTGTTTTTCTACATACAGTTTTAGCCAGTATGCTTTTCAAGGCTACTCCTTATGAGCTGAAATTCATTATGATTGATCCAAAGATGCTTGAACTCTCCATTTATGAAGATATACCCCACCTTTTACATCCAGTCGTGACAAATCCGAAGGAGGCTGCGGCAGCATTAAGGTGGGCAGTAAAGGAGATGGAACTAAGGTACAAATTGATGTCCGAAGTAGGTGTGAGAGACATCGAAAGCTACAATAGTTACATTGCAAGGTCCGATTCCAGGGAAAATGATCAAAATTCACTTCCATACATAGTTATTATTATAGATGAACTCGCAGATTTAATGATGATTGCACCAACCGAGATAAGAGAATCAATAACCAGGCTCTCGCAGATGGCTCGCGCAGCAGGCATTCATCTTATAGTCGCCACACAAAGACCCTCGGTCGATATAGTTGCTGGACTTATAAAGGCAAATTTTCCGGCCAGAATTTCTTTTCTAGTTTCATCAAGGGTAGATTCAAGAATAATATTGGACAGTACTGGAGCCGAACAGCTCCTAGGAAAGGGGGACATGCTATTCCTTCAACCTGGAACATCTAAATTACTCAGGATTCAGGGTGCCTTGATATCTGATGAAGAGAGAGAAAGTATTACAGAGTTTCTGAAATCTCAGGCCAAACCCGAGTATAATCAGGAAATCACAAAAATAGAAGAATCCGATACTCAACCGGAAATCGAAGAGGAGAAAGATGAACTATATTTTGAAGCTCTCAGAATCATAGCGGAAACCCGACAGGCTTCGATTTCAATGCTACAGAGAAAACTCAAAATAGGTTATAATAGAGCTGCCCGAATCGTTGAGATCATGGAGAAAGAGGGAGTAATAGGTCAACAGGAATCGGCAGGAAAGCCCAGAGAGGTATTCATAGATATAGATCAGGTGAAAGCGAGGCAAAGTAATTGAGAATCTTCATTGTTATTCTTTTTTTGACTTCAATTTTATCCGGTTCACAATTATTGGCGAAAGAAAATGAAAATCTTGATACGGTATTGAATCAGATTCAGGAAAAATATGAAAAGATAAACGACTTCAGTTCAAAGTTTACACAGGAAGCGACAGTAAAAGCACTAAACAAGGTACAGAGAGCACAAGGCGACGTGTGGTTTAAAAAACCAGGGAAAATGAGGTGGAACTATTCAAGGCCAACGAAAGATGAAATCGTATCTGACGGTATTACAATTTGGTTTTATAACGAAGAAGAAAAACAAGTTATAGAGTCTTCTCTAAGTGAGGTTATAGACACGCCAACAACGACTACTTTGATTTCGGGACTGGGGAATTTAAAAAATCTTTTCGATGCCCGCTTCTCTAAGAATAATCCCGCGAAAGAGAATAGCACCTATTTCATTGATCTTTCACCCAAAGAAAATAGTGAAGAGTACAGCAGTGTTACCATTGCAGTAGACAAGGATTCCATGCTCGTTAATACAATTTATCTCTATGATCCATTTGGAAACTTGACGACGGTTAAACTTAGCGACATGCAAATTAACAATGGGATACCAGACTCTTTGTTCATATTTAAAGCGCCAAAAGAGGCAGAAATAACAAAAGTGCCTCCTTCTGGCGGGTAATTAAATCGCACAAACAATGGGAGGAAGAATTGATGATATTGCAACTTTTAGGTACCATTGCTTTATCGATATTAATTTTCCTTTACAGCCAATCCGGCTATGGTCAACCGTTAGAGGGCTTTACTATCACGGATAATCAGATAACTTTTGCTCAGTCGCTCCCGAGTGAAATACCCGGAGTCATCTCCGCAAAATGGCAATCCCCAATCGACATTTGGGTTGAAGCTGACGAGGCTAATCAGTCAAGGGCAAAAGATATCGCACTCGACGTCATTTTTGAAGGGAAAAACATTTTAGACCAGAGTTTTTGTGTTCATGTGCATAATGGTAATTGGCAACAAATTGCCATGACCTGTTGGTCTTCACCATAAACACCTATCCAAGGACTGGCCCTATCTATCAACTTCACCCAACACGATATCAATGCTACCGATTGCCGCGACAACGTCGGCCAACAAACTTCCCTCAACCATTTTAGGCAGGGCCTGCAAATTGACGAAAGAAGGTCCCCTTACACGCATCCTATAGGGTTTCCCAGAACCGTCGCTCACGATATAATACCCCAGCTCCCCCTTCGGATTTTCTACTGAATGATAAACCTCACCAGCGGGTGTCTTAAATCCTTCATAGACGATTACAAAATGCCTTATAAGTGATTCCATTCTTGAATATACAAGATCCTTCGGAGGAAGGACTATTTCAGGCAGGTCCGCAATAAAGGGTCCGTCTGGTAGATTGCTCATAGCCTGTTCGATTATCCTAAGACTCTGATGCATTTCTTCTAATCTACATAGATATCGGGAGTATGCATCCCCATCCGTTGCAACAGGAATTTCAAAATCGTAGTTCTCATATCCGAGATAAGGTACCGCCTTTCTCACGTCATACGGAACTCCACTCCCTCTGAGAGCAGGTCCCGTAAGTCCAAGATCTATTGCATCCTCAGCACTTATATAAGCAACCCCCTTTGTTCTCTTGATCCAGATCTTATTCCGTGTTAGAAGCTTATCAACTTCTTTCAGGGTCTTAGGAAATATATTTAAAAAATTTCTTACAGCAGCCTCAAAGTTCTCAGGGAGATCTTCAGGTAAACCCCCTACCCTCGGATACGATGTGGTTAATCGAGCGCCACAAACCATCTCCAGGATATCGTAAATCCTTTCTCTCTCCTTGAAGCAATAGAGGAAAGCACTCACTGCACCAAGATCCATTGCATTTGTGCCTATCCCTATGAGGTGAGATTCTATTCTTCCCAACTCGAATAGAATGACCTCGGCAACTTTCGCCCTGTCTGGTATAGCCTCTTCGATACCCAATAGCTTTTCAATCGTGAGTATGAATCCTATGTTGTTACAAATTGATGCGACATAATCCATCCTATCAGTATAGGGAAGACACTGCTGGTAAGTTATATGCTCACAGAGCTTTTCAATCCCCCTGTGGAGATAACCGATATATGGAACTGCTTTCACTACTGTTTCTCCATCCAGACTTAGAACCACCCTGAGTACACCATGCGTGGAAGGATGCTGCGGCCCCATGTTAAGCATAAGGGTTTCACTCCGTGATTTTCCCTCAATATCGGATGGTACGGATAATAACTCTATTCTTTCCATTGATTGGCGAACGACTTGAAAATTAGTCGGTATTACTTAATAGAATCTCTTAAAATCACCCTTCTTCAAGGGCTCGCTCAAAACTCTTTTTTGAAGGTTCTCTATTTCTAACATCAAAGTCCTTTCGCAAAGGGAAGGGTTCATAATCTTCTGGCATCAGAATTCTTCTCGGGTCGGGGTGGCCCACAAATTCTATTCCGAACATGTCGAAAACCTCCCTCTCTAGCCAGTCAGCCCCACTCCAAACCGGTGTCACAGAATCAACACTTACATTATCTTCGGGAATTTCTACTTTCAATCTTATCTTCAGATTTTCATCAAAATCGGAACCAAACCTATGAACGTGATATATTACTTCATAGCGAGGGGTTTTAATTCCCAAATAATCTACCGCAGTTACATCGACTAGAAATAAAAAACCCATGCCAAATTTAAGATGCTTGCAAACTTCCCTGATATTTTCTCTCTTTATAATAAGGGTTATTTCACCCCTAAATAGTCTGCTGTCTATAACCACACCCGGGAAACTTTTCTGTAGAGACTGTATGATTTCAGGCAGATCTAAACTCATACAAGTGGTGCTCCCTCGATCTCTATCTTCTTCTGGATCTTCATAACAGCATCGATCAAAGCCTCTGGTCTGGGCGGACAACCTCCCACATAAACATCGACAGGAAGGAACTCGTCTATTCCCTGAACGACCGCATAGCTATCAAAAGGACCACCGCCACATGTGCATGACCCCATTGCAATTACCCACTTAGGTTCCGGCATCTGCTCATAGATCCTCCTGCAGATTGAAGCCATTTTATATGTTATTGTGCCGGATACTATCATCAGGTCGGCCTGTCGTGGAGAAAATCTGGCCACCTCAGCACCGAATCTTGATAGGTCAAAGCGTGAAGCAAACACCCCCATCATCTCGATTGCACAACAGGCTGTACCAAAAGGCATGGGCCATAGACTATTCTTTCGGGCCCAGTTTGCGAACGAACTGAGTTTTGTAGTTATAAAGCCGTCTCCCCCAAGGAGTGGGTTCATATTTACTCCCATTCCAGTGCCCCCGACTTCAAAACATAAAAATAACCACCAAGTATTATTAAGAAAAAGACAATTATTTCAACAAAAGCCAGAACACCCAATTCCTTAA encodes:
- a CDS encoding DNA translocase FtsK 4TM domain-containing protein, coding for MARAKSTAKEKSDFIKREISAALLFTIGLFSTLSLIFYSTNSGFDVKGAMGTSGVFISDMLGSAFGIASFVVPVVMFYTAILVFVNKPGANLYRKSIAAFIFLFSTTAILGLIFENRYLLGYSPPGGWVGNIISSTLKGRIAGTIGSYMIVTILLILSLIILSNLSLSQILDWSGKTVKILMDGAGYSLKLLRIATETAVEKLSVLFKKQGTPSRVDNKRMNIKVNALNKTSFNKNNADNTDNLPQIVIEKPSKTPDVKSEQLVQEREDFKLPHIDLLDPKIKGNIVIDKEAVYKNAKLIEEKLSDFGVSGKVTEIRPGPVITMFEYKPSPGIKINKISSLSSDLAMGLSALSIRIIAPIPGRDVIGIEVPNTQRETVVLRELLESSEYINSRSMLTLALGQDISGIPFYMDLRRAPHLMIAGTTGSGKSVFLHTVLASMLFKATPYELKFIMIDPKMLELSIYEDIPHLLHPVVTNPKEAAAALRWAVKEMELRYKLMSEVGVRDIESYNSYIARSDSRENDQNSLPYIVIIIDELADLMMIAPTEIRESITRLSQMARAAGIHLIVATQRPSVDIVAGLIKANFPARISFLVSSRVDSRIILDSTGAEQLLGKGDMLFLQPGTSKLLRIQGALISDEERESITEFLKSQAKPEYNQEITKIEESDTQPEIEEEKDELYFEALRIIAETRQASISMLQRKLKIGYNRAARIVEIMEKEGVIGQQESAGKPREVFIDIDQVKARQSN
- the lolA gene encoding outer membrane lipoprotein chaperone LolA, which translates into the protein MRIFIVILFLTSILSGSQLLAKENENLDTVLNQIQEKYEKINDFSSKFTQEATVKALNKVQRAQGDVWFKKPGKMRWNYSRPTKDEIVSDGITIWFYNEEEKQVIESSLSEVIDTPTTTTLISGLGNLKNLFDARFSKNNPAKENSTYFIDLSPKENSEEYSSVTIAVDKDSMLVNTIYLYDPFGNLTTVKLSDMQINNGIPDSLFIFKAPKEAEITKVPPSGG
- the nuoD gene encoding NADH dehydrogenase (quinone) subunit D; translated protein: MERIELLSVPSDIEGKSRSETLMLNMGPQHPSTHGVLRVVLSLDGETVVKAVPYIGYLHRGIEKLCEHITYQQCLPYTDRMDYVASICNNIGFILTIEKLLGIEEAIPDRAKVAEVILFELGRIESHLIGIGTNAMDLGAVSAFLYCFKERERIYDILEMVCGARLTTSYPRVGGLPEDLPENFEAAVRNFLNIFPKTLKEVDKLLTRNKIWIKRTKGVAYISAEDAIDLGLTGPALRGSGVPYDVRKAVPYLGYENYDFEIPVATDGDAYSRYLCRLEEMHQSLRIIEQAMSNLPDGPFIADLPEIVLPPKDLVYSRMESLIRHFVIVYEGFKTPAGEVYHSVENPKGELGYYIVSDGSGKPYRMRVRGPSFVNLQALPKMVEGSLLADVVAAIGSIDIVLGEVDR
- a CDS encoding NADH-quinone oxidoreductase subunit C produces the protein MSLDLPEIIQSLQKSFPGVVIDSRLFRGEITLIIKRENIREVCKHLKFGMGFLFLVDVTAVDYLGIKTPRYEVIYHVHRFGSDFDENLKIRLKVEIPEDNVSVDSVTPVWSGADWLEREVFDMFGIEFVGHPDPRRILMPEDYEPFPLRKDFDVRNREPSKKSFERALEEG
- a CDS encoding NADH-quinone oxidoreductase subunit B family protein, translated to MGVNMNPLLGGDGFITTKLSSFANWARKNSLWPMPFGTACCAIEMMGVFASRFDLSRFGAEVARFSPRQADLMIVSGTITYKMASICRRIYEQMPEPKWVIAMGSCTCGGGPFDSYAVVQGIDEFLPVDVYVGGCPPRPEALIDAVMKIQKKIEIEGAPLV